Proteins co-encoded in one Streptomyces sp. JH34 genomic window:
- a CDS encoding LuxR family transcriptional regulator: MRLFDRSKELHILNEAFTESTRRSGRLVIVTGGPGSGKTQFLHEFLAAPGRSGARILQGTAHPAERDRPMSLLRQLLRNGEVEPVADPARPAGGHTDPFFRHSERRAEMEFGDPDAGATRALLRLADGDRPLVVAVDDADLMDEASLGAVVHLLDRSRFRPVLVVCATSGHPGTGRSASHAELIRRPHRRARLGPLSERGVGELIAAQSAAARPDGVGRAFHRATAGNPLLVHALLDDSTRFGRDLDRPVASTAYRQAVLSLVHRGEPRHIRVIRALAALGAPASAGVVGELADTTPAGVEQAVEALNSVGLLDGHVFRLPAAATAVLEDMDATARGTLHERIADLLYRCGAPVGDMARHLRAADRVPRPWGPGVLRAAAEQALAADDVESCSSYLNLMLRDCTDPQERNALSAALARAEWRVNPAAASAHLEPLRRPALDGALSMRDTATVLRHMLWQGDTELAAETVATLVPAHTPGDAQILVEVEFVRQWFYGVALPARSPRGAGADARRLAPADRNGGLAAQVAVLVGGVATDDSAAAVAQALQGRKLDHLNLELVAMALLAIAHADRPAVAAEACDALLESAVERRATTWQALLGSVRAEIALLRGDMTTAAEGADRALSSLHDGSWGVLAGLPLSTAIFAHTAMGAYGEAERVLKREVPEPMFRTVFGIQYLRARGHHSLLTDRPFAALNDFETCSGLMRQGNSSLQKGIPWRSDLALANLRIGKARTARECAEEQLRLPGGHSSRARAMALRMLAATSKPHRRASLLREAIDLLKLCGDQHTLSQAYADLSAAHYELGEYARARLVARQAAREAEACSVDSPVDAHLLEDPGQSEGSETEGSAILSDAECRVAGLAALGYTNREISGRLHVTISTVEQHLTRVYRKLHVASRSELPPKMLEHRIPKLSDRWAATHSSAG; encoded by the coding sequence TTGCGCCTTTTCGACCGCTCCAAAGAATTACACATACTTAACGAAGCGTTCACCGAAAGCACTCGAAGATCCGGACGCCTGGTGATAGTCACAGGTGGCCCCGGTTCCGGGAAGACCCAGTTTCTGCACGAATTCCTGGCCGCTCCGGGCCGATCGGGCGCACGCATACTCCAGGGCACGGCACACCCGGCCGAGCGCGACCGGCCGATGAGCCTGTTACGGCAATTGCTGCGCAACGGCGAGGTGGAGCCCGTTGCGGACCCCGCTCGACCGGCGGGCGGGCATACGGACCCCTTCTTCCGGCATTCCGAGCGCCGAGCCGAAATGGAATTCGGTGATCCGGATGCGGGAGCGACGAGGGCGCTGCTGCGGCTCGCGGACGGCGACCGCCCCCTGGTGGTGGCCGTGGACGACGCCGATCTGATGGACGAGGCCTCGCTGGGCGCCGTCGTCCATCTGCTCGACAGGAGCCGCTTCCGGCCCGTCCTCGTGGTGTGCGCCACGTCCGGCCATCCCGGCACCGGACGTTCGGCCTCCCACGCCGAGCTGATCCGCCGGCCGCACCGCCGGGCCCGTCTCGGCCCCCTGTCCGAGAGAGGCGTCGGCGAGCTGATCGCCGCCCAGTCGGCGGCCGCCCGGCCCGACGGGGTGGGCCGCGCCTTCCACCGGGCCACAGCCGGCAACCCCCTGCTGGTGCACGCCCTGCTGGACGACAGCACCCGCTTCGGCCGCGATCTGGACCGGCCCGTCGCCAGCACCGCCTACCGCCAGGCGGTGCTTTCGCTCGTGCACCGCGGCGAACCACGCCACATCCGGGTGATCCGGGCCCTCGCCGCCCTGGGCGCACCGGCTTCCGCGGGCGTCGTGGGGGAGCTGGCCGACACCACGCCCGCCGGTGTCGAGCAGGCCGTGGAGGCCCTCAACTCCGTGGGGCTGCTCGACGGTCACGTCTTCCGGCTGCCGGCCGCGGCGACGGCGGTGCTCGAGGACATGGACGCCACCGCGCGTGGCACGCTGCACGAGCGCATAGCCGACCTGCTGTACCGGTGCGGCGCACCGGTCGGCGACATGGCCCGGCACCTGCGCGCCGCCGACCGGGTCCCGCGACCGTGGGGGCCGGGCGTACTGCGCGCGGCCGCCGAACAGGCGTTGGCCGCGGACGACGTGGAGTCGTGCAGCAGTTACCTGAACCTGATGCTGCGCGACTGCACCGACCCGCAGGAGCGCAACGCCCTCTCGGCCGCCCTCGCCCGGGCGGAGTGGCGCGTCAACCCCGCGGCCGCGTCGGCCCATCTGGAGCCGCTGCGCCGGCCCGCGCTGGACGGTGCGCTGAGCATGCGCGACACCGCCACGGTCCTGCGGCACATGCTCTGGCAGGGTGACACCGAACTGGCCGCGGAGACCGTGGCCACGCTGGTGCCCGCGCACACCCCCGGTGACGCGCAGATACTCGTCGAGGTCGAGTTCGTACGGCAGTGGTTCTACGGCGTCGCGCTGCCCGCCAGGAGCCCCCGCGGTGCCGGTGCCGACGCGCGCCGGCTGGCTCCCGCCGACCGCAACGGCGGACTCGCCGCACAGGTGGCGGTTCTGGTCGGCGGCGTCGCCACGGACGACTCCGCCGCAGCCGTCGCCCAGGCCCTGCAGGGCCGGAAACTCGACCACCTCAACCTCGAGTTGGTGGCGATGGCGCTCCTCGCGATCGCCCATGCCGACCGGCCCGCGGTCGCCGCCGAAGCCTGCGACGCGCTGCTGGAGTCCGCGGTCGAACGCCGGGCGACCACGTGGCAGGCGCTGCTCGGCAGCGTTCGGGCCGAGATAGCGCTGCTCCGCGGTGACATGACGACCGCCGCCGAGGGGGCCGACAGAGCCCTGAGCAGCCTCCACGACGGGAGCTGGGGGGTCCTCGCCGGACTCCCGCTGTCGACGGCGATCTTCGCCCACACGGCCATGGGGGCCTACGGCGAGGCCGAGCGGGTGCTCAAGCGGGAAGTCCCCGAGCCCATGTTCCGCACGGTCTTCGGCATCCAGTACCTGCGGGCCCGGGGACACCACTCCCTCCTCACCGACCGGCCGTTCGCCGCGCTGAACGACTTCGAGACGTGCAGCGGCCTGATGCGGCAGGGGAACTCCAGCCTGCAGAAGGGCATCCCCTGGCGGTCCGACCTCGCCCTGGCCAATCTGCGGATCGGGAAGGCACGCACCGCGCGGGAGTGCGCCGAGGAGCAGCTTCGGCTGCCCGGCGGTCACAGCTCCCGCGCGCGGGCGATGGCGTTGCGGATGCTGGCCGCCACGAGCAAGCCGCACCGCCGTGCCTCGCTGCTGCGTGAGGCGATCGACCTGCTCAAGCTGTGCGGTGACCAGCACACCCTGTCCCAGGCGTACGCCGACCTGTCCGCGGCGCACTACGAACTGGGCGAGTACGCCCGTGCCCGGCTGGTCGCCCGCCAGGCGGCCCGTGAGGCGGAGGCGTGCAGCGTCGACTCACCGGTCGACGCTCATCTGCTGGAGGATCCCGGCCAGTCCGAGGGGTCCGAGACGGAGGGCTCGGCCATCCTGAGCGACGCGGAGTGCCGGGTCGCGGGCCTGGCCGCGCTCGGGTACACCAACCGCGAGATCAGTGGCCGGCTGCATGTCACGATCAGCACGGTGGAACAGCATCTCACCAGGGTCTACCGCAAGTTGCACGTGGCCAGCCGGTCCGAACTCCCGCCGAAGATGCTGGAGCACCGCATCCCCAAACTGTCCGACCGCTGGGCGGCCACCCACTCCTCGGCGGGCTGA